In Ascaphus truei isolate aAscTru1 chromosome 5, aAscTru1.hap1, whole genome shotgun sequence, one genomic interval encodes:
- the DOK2 gene encoding docking protein 2 isoform X3: MDGGIMKQGSLYLQHQQRFGKKWRRVWGVLYGGSPPGLARLELYEGSQPTERSRKLECWRLVQLSDCVSVSERSGESSPRDTRTFSIETAERVYLLASETSEHLAWVRALCSLAFPQERLSLERQCSHTLQSGDLHLQDNSLYSTSRETGGQFEVRVRQTEASSRCGLSGTYTLTAESVGLTLRERQGGSVLYSWPYPFLRRFGRDKTMFSFEAGRRCTSGEGNFEFETPQGGHIFQSIESAISTRRDSPMPSGQEPAAPTKEFNFLPLPRLPQQPASSSSRGSSHPLPCPLGSGRGKLPPPESDYAVPFDKVARSLLASGFGTLLQQPPPQQVKGGKARRAEHIYDEPVLPPPVYDEPEVVRIDAWRTQGSDAHNAGYEYPYQPGLDDYAVPRGGDTRSGWGHEEEEKEEEWGGEGATEREYDNITLRGAGQES, translated from the exons ATGGACGGGGGTAtaatgaagcaggggtctctgtatTTACAGCATCAGCAACGATTTGGGAAG AAGTGGcggagggtgtggggggtgttATATGGAGGTTCCCCCCCGGGCCTGGCACGCCTGGAGCTGTATGAAGGCTCCCAGCCCACAGAGCGGTCTCGCAAGCTGGAGTGCTGGAGATTGGTGCAGCTGAgcgactgtgtgagtgtgtcagagcgcAGCGGGGAGAGCAGCCCGCGAGACACCCGGACATTTAGCATCGAGACTGCAGAGAGGGTGTACCTGCTCGCCAGCGAGACATCTGAGCACCTCGCCTGGGTGAGAGCACTCTGCAGCCTGGCTTTTCCACAG GAGCGTCTGTCTCTTGAAAGACAGTGCAGTCACACACTCCAGTCAGGAGATCTCCACCTGCAGGATAACTCCCTATACAGCACAAGCAGAGAGACTG GGGGTCAGTTTGAGGTGCGGGTCAGACAGACTGAGGCATCGTCTCGCTGCGGTCTCTCGGGGACGTACACACTGACAGCTGAGAGCGTCGGTCTAACCCTGCGAGAGCGTCAAGGTGGGAGTGTCCTGTACAGCTGGCCTTACCCATTCCTGAGGAGATTCGGGAGAGACAAG accATGTTCTCCTTCGAGGCCGGCCGGCGCTGCACTTCAGGAGAGGGCAACTTCGAATTTGAGACGCCCCAAGGGGGGCACATCTTCCAGTCCATTGAATCGGCCATCAGTACCCGCCGTGATTCGCCCATGCCAAGCGGGCAAGAGCCTGCCGCCCCCACCAAGGAGTTCAACTTTCTCCCTCTCCCAAGGCTCCCCCAGCAACCTGCCTCGTCCTCATCCAGGGGCAGCTCCCATCCACTCCCCTGCCCCCTAGGCAGTGGTCGTGGCAAGCTGCCCCCGCCAGAGAGTGATTATGCTGTGCCCTTTGATAAGGTGGCACGCTCCCTGCTGGCATCTGGGTTTGGGACCCTCCTGCAGcagccccctccccaacaggtgaAGGGGGGTAAGGCTCGTCGGGCAGAACACATATATGACGAGCCAGTACTCCCTCCTCCCGTGTATGATGAGCCAGAGGTGGTGAGGATCGATGCATGGAGGACCCAGGGCAGCGATGCCCACAATGCGGGCTATGAGTATCCATATCAGCCGGGGTTGGATGATTATGCGGTGCCCAGAGGGGGTGACACCCGCAGCGGATGGGGGCatgaggaagaagagaaggaggaggagtgggggggtgagggagcaaCAGAAAGGGAATATGATAACATTACATTGAGGGGGGCAGGGCAGGAGAGCTGA
- the DOK2 gene encoding docking protein 2 isoform X1, protein MTVSVSQRKQATSEGGTDRDCKKERGCKRQYKRERLQERVCKRETDRNKEIARKIETTRKRNKLQERDCESEKNCKKEGQTARRRERLQKWRRVWGVLYGGSPPGLARLELYEGSQPTERSRKLECWRLVQLSDCVSVSERSGESSPRDTRTFSIETAERVYLLASETSEHLAWVRALCSLAFPQERLSLERQCSHTLQSGDLHLQDNSLYSTSRETGGQFEVRVRQTEASSRCGLSGTYTLTAESVGLTLRERQGGSVLYSWPYPFLRRFGRDKTMFSFEAGRRCTSGEGNFEFETPQGGHIFQSIESAISTRRDSPMPSGQEPAAPTKEFNFLPLPRLPQQPASSSSRGSSHPLPCPLGSGRGKLPPPESDYAVPFDKVARSLLASGFGTLLQQPPPQQVKGGKARRAEHIYDEPVLPPPVYDEPEVVRIDAWRTQGSDAHNAGYEYPYQPGLDDYAVPRGGDTRSGWGHEEEEKEEEWGGEGATEREYDNITLRGAGQES, encoded by the exons ATGACAGTGTCGGTTTCACAGCGGAAACAGGCGACAAGTGAGGGAGGAACTGACAGAGACTGCAAGAAAGAAAGAGGTTGTAAGAGACAGTACAAAAGAGAGAGACTGCAAGAAAGAGTGtgcaagagagagacagacagaaacaaaGAGATTGCAAGAAAGATAGAGACTACAAGAAAAAGAAACAAACTgcaagagagagactgcgagagcgAGAAAAACTGTAAGAAAGAGGGACAGACtgcaagaaggagagagagacttcaA AAGTGGcggagggtgtggggggtgttATATGGAGGTTCCCCCCCGGGCCTGGCACGCCTGGAGCTGTATGAAGGCTCCCAGCCCACAGAGCGGTCTCGCAAGCTGGAGTGCTGGAGATTGGTGCAGCTGAgcgactgtgtgagtgtgtcagagcgcAGCGGGGAGAGCAGCCCGCGAGACACCCGGACATTTAGCATCGAGACTGCAGAGAGGGTGTACCTGCTCGCCAGCGAGACATCTGAGCACCTCGCCTGGGTGAGAGCACTCTGCAGCCTGGCTTTTCCACAG GAGCGTCTGTCTCTTGAAAGACAGTGCAGTCACACACTCCAGTCAGGAGATCTCCACCTGCAGGATAACTCCCTATACAGCACAAGCAGAGAGACTG GGGGTCAGTTTGAGGTGCGGGTCAGACAGACTGAGGCATCGTCTCGCTGCGGTCTCTCGGGGACGTACACACTGACAGCTGAGAGCGTCGGTCTAACCCTGCGAGAGCGTCAAGGTGGGAGTGTCCTGTACAGCTGGCCTTACCCATTCCTGAGGAGATTCGGGAGAGACAAG accATGTTCTCCTTCGAGGCCGGCCGGCGCTGCACTTCAGGAGAGGGCAACTTCGAATTTGAGACGCCCCAAGGGGGGCACATCTTCCAGTCCATTGAATCGGCCATCAGTACCCGCCGTGATTCGCCCATGCCAAGCGGGCAAGAGCCTGCCGCCCCCACCAAGGAGTTCAACTTTCTCCCTCTCCCAAGGCTCCCCCAGCAACCTGCCTCGTCCTCATCCAGGGGCAGCTCCCATCCACTCCCCTGCCCCCTAGGCAGTGGTCGTGGCAAGCTGCCCCCGCCAGAGAGTGATTATGCTGTGCCCTTTGATAAGGTGGCACGCTCCCTGCTGGCATCTGGGTTTGGGACCCTCCTGCAGcagccccctccccaacaggtgaAGGGGGGTAAGGCTCGTCGGGCAGAACACATATATGACGAGCCAGTACTCCCTCCTCCCGTGTATGATGAGCCAGAGGTGGTGAGGATCGATGCATGGAGGACCCAGGGCAGCGATGCCCACAATGCGGGCTATGAGTATCCATATCAGCCGGGGTTGGATGATTATGCGGTGCCCAGAGGGGGTGACACCCGCAGCGGATGGGGGCatgaggaagaagagaaggaggaggagtgggggggtgagggagcaaCAGAAAGGGAATATGATAACATTACATTGAGGGGGGCAGGGCAGGAGAGCTGA
- the DOK2 gene encoding docking protein 2 isoform X2 has product MTVSVSQRKQATSEGGTDRDCKKERGCKRQYKRERLQERVCKRETDRNKEIARKIETTRKRNKLQERDCESEKNCKKEGQTARRRERLQKWRRVWGVLYGGSPPGLARLELYEGSQPTERSRKLECWRLVQLSDCVSVSERSGESSPRDTRTFSIETAERVYLLASETSEHLAWERLSLERQCSHTLQSGDLHLQDNSLYSTSRETGGQFEVRVRQTEASSRCGLSGTYTLTAESVGLTLRERQGGSVLYSWPYPFLRRFGRDKTMFSFEAGRRCTSGEGNFEFETPQGGHIFQSIESAISTRRDSPMPSGQEPAAPTKEFNFLPLPRLPQQPASSSSRGSSHPLPCPLGSGRGKLPPPESDYAVPFDKVARSLLASGFGTLLQQPPPQQVKGGKARRAEHIYDEPVLPPPVYDEPEVVRIDAWRTQGSDAHNAGYEYPYQPGLDDYAVPRGGDTRSGWGHEEEEKEEEWGGEGATEREYDNITLRGAGQES; this is encoded by the exons ATGACAGTGTCGGTTTCACAGCGGAAACAGGCGACAAGTGAGGGAGGAACTGACAGAGACTGCAAGAAAGAAAGAGGTTGTAAGAGACAGTACAAAAGAGAGAGACTGCAAGAAAGAGTGtgcaagagagagacagacagaaacaaaGAGATTGCAAGAAAGATAGAGACTACAAGAAAAAGAAACAAACTgcaagagagagactgcgagagcgAGAAAAACTGTAAGAAAGAGGGACAGACtgcaagaaggagagagagacttcaA AAGTGGcggagggtgtggggggtgttATATGGAGGTTCCCCCCCGGGCCTGGCACGCCTGGAGCTGTATGAAGGCTCCCAGCCCACAGAGCGGTCTCGCAAGCTGGAGTGCTGGAGATTGGTGCAGCTGAgcgactgtgtgagtgtgtcagagcgcAGCGGGGAGAGCAGCCCGCGAGACACCCGGACATTTAGCATCGAGACTGCAGAGAGGGTGTACCTGCTCGCCAGCGAGACATCTGAGCACCTCGCCTGG GAGCGTCTGTCTCTTGAAAGACAGTGCAGTCACACACTCCAGTCAGGAGATCTCCACCTGCAGGATAACTCCCTATACAGCACAAGCAGAGAGACTG GGGGTCAGTTTGAGGTGCGGGTCAGACAGACTGAGGCATCGTCTCGCTGCGGTCTCTCGGGGACGTACACACTGACAGCTGAGAGCGTCGGTCTAACCCTGCGAGAGCGTCAAGGTGGGAGTGTCCTGTACAGCTGGCCTTACCCATTCCTGAGGAGATTCGGGAGAGACAAG accATGTTCTCCTTCGAGGCCGGCCGGCGCTGCACTTCAGGAGAGGGCAACTTCGAATTTGAGACGCCCCAAGGGGGGCACATCTTCCAGTCCATTGAATCGGCCATCAGTACCCGCCGTGATTCGCCCATGCCAAGCGGGCAAGAGCCTGCCGCCCCCACCAAGGAGTTCAACTTTCTCCCTCTCCCAAGGCTCCCCCAGCAACCTGCCTCGTCCTCATCCAGGGGCAGCTCCCATCCACTCCCCTGCCCCCTAGGCAGTGGTCGTGGCAAGCTGCCCCCGCCAGAGAGTGATTATGCTGTGCCCTTTGATAAGGTGGCACGCTCCCTGCTGGCATCTGGGTTTGGGACCCTCCTGCAGcagccccctccccaacaggtgaAGGGGGGTAAGGCTCGTCGGGCAGAACACATATATGACGAGCCAGTACTCCCTCCTCCCGTGTATGATGAGCCAGAGGTGGTGAGGATCGATGCATGGAGGACCCAGGGCAGCGATGCCCACAATGCGGGCTATGAGTATCCATATCAGCCGGGGTTGGATGATTATGCGGTGCCCAGAGGGGGTGACACCCGCAGCGGATGGGGGCatgaggaagaagagaaggaggaggagtgggggggtgagggagcaaCAGAAAGGGAATATGATAACATTACATTGAGGGGGGCAGGGCAGGAGAGCTGA